The genomic window TTGATTTTAGTTAACTTAAAGTCTCTAGAGAATAGAAGGTTTATGCTCTCATTACCTTTTTTTTACTGTAACTAAAGGAGAATTTTATTGTTCTTCCCTATTTAGCCCACTTTCATATCCCTACTAGATCTCTTCCAGCGGAACAAAACTACATTTTGCTCTTGGAATATGCGCATCTgagtttcaagcggaggtgtatgctttTCAataagcgatgaactttgttgtggaaaacagatgtgTATGTGTCTacagcgacagcaaagctgcgctcatgccCTTAGACAGCTCTCCAACCAATTCAAGGGTAGTTAagtactgtaaatccaggcttaactatgtcggtagacataatatccaGATGCTAATATGAGTCCCGGGCATCGGGGATAACAAGacctttagctaggatgggctctgaggccaacttccttggcccggagcccgttctgtcactcccttctgcagccatcaaagccacggttagcaaatgagtACTTTAACCTACAAGCGAGCCAGGCAGACTGAGAGGGGCTGcaaatggacaaaactgatgttacctgtcatgttcaACCGACTGTCGCAATTTCTTctatcactaagcagaggggccTGCAGGCAACTGGTTGGGCTGATGACGGgctactttctatgggcaaaggccacggaaaaggtgggcatctcaggaagcgcactctgcccagcatgtgaagaGAAGTAGGAGAcggcgggccactttctgtgcgtctggaCAGCCTTTGCTCGAATccggcttgaggtctttggcactgatgtgttaagatgCGACCACCTTGGATCCTTGGCATCAcaggatctactcagatttctcgGAATgttgggtagatttaaagaaaatcaaaaagggaacccgagtgcagtacaatggacttaatgttgtctgagtgccaGTTTGCTAGTCCGTCCCggcaaagaaagaagaaaaaaataaggtcTCTACGCAGGAGCATATTTGATGGAGCTTTTGGCTCTCACTACGTTTTCAGCAatagtgaaacaaaataaaacatggtattttgtgccctctactcatcgcaGTAGATCATCCAAACcaagttcccttattaaattaAAGCTGGGTTTGACTGAGCccttcttctggctgcaattgaCCGAAATACCTCAATCTTCTCCGCGTTAAAGCCCTACACTCAAGGAGAAGGTGTATTGGTGTTTCTGGGGGTTGGTCGCAGAGACGACAATAGTGAGTAAACCATATTCCAATACTGACAGAAGACTGCGCAATCTGCAAAGgcctttgaaaactttttttttttaattaaattctttgTTGCTTGAGCCTCAAGTTAATGCTatcggatttaaaaaaaatacaattttacaataatattttcaagAATAATACCTCATATttgactaaaataaaaataaaccaactTTCATCTCAAGAAGagtatttccttttttcttaacacaattttttattgaatcttCCACCACCGTCTTCGCACGTAAGATCTGTTAATGAGACCCTAGTTAATTTATACCACCACCGGGCAACGATACATTATATTCAATTTGACGATATCACTTTTGCTTAAACCACGACGCTGGCCCATCACAGCGGCTCCATCCTCCTGCAACGGCACTATAGTCATTGCACCATTAGCCGAAAATGCATACGCTGAATAGTGCAACACGCTGCCATAGTCGTACTCCTCATCAAAATCGTCGATAAAGTCTTCTTCgtatttattgaaattgtgcTCGGTACCAGAGATAAGGTTTTCGGTAGCAATGCGTACGTAGTCATCACGATTTGGGGCGCTTTGCATGTGGTAAAAACCGAGTGTATGCAGGAACTCATGTACGATTGTGCCGAGACGGAAACAACCCTTATCCAAAGGATAAACCTGAAGATTGACAGAGCGAATGCTATTCGTCCAACCAACGCTCGAATAACAACCGCCACTCAAGCCAGTGATGTTGACGAAATATTCTTGGCCTTCGGTGGCTTCCTTAAAGCGAATGCACGAAACCGCTTCCAAGATTTCTATGCCACGCAACACGTGATTACGATGTGCCTCATCTAAGTCAATGAAATAGTCAAAAATGTGAGTATGGATTAGCTGGAAATAAGTAACAAATAGCtaaggaaaagtaaaataagtCGCACAAATTTACCGAAAGCGCCTTCGTGGAATTTGTAGTAGACTGTATTGTTCGGCCAGCGTCGAGTTTCGCTACGTAAACCATTACGCATGTCGTTATACTGCGAGGGGCTCAGCACAATATCGCCCTCAAAATAACCAGCAGTCAGCTCAGGATCTTCATCGATTGTTGAGCTTAGCGGTGCCGCCAGACAAACACCAACTACCGAAAGTAGCGCAAAGCCcaaaaaaatcttcattttggaaaaattttattcaaaagccGAACAGGCGTTTGGCAAGAGTTCTCAATATCAACTAAATGTCCGCTTATGAATGCTATTTAGCCAAATTTGTTTCTCAATTTCGTGATAATAGTTCACATATAATTATAAACTTAATAATAAGAAGTGAGAGTAGTGCATAAAATGGTGCCAGTTTCAGGCCGAACTACTCTAATCATTTTCACGAGCACAAGAGAGTTTTTCGGTACAATAATAAGTGTAAACGCGTCTGTGTTTTAATAAAAGCAGCGCCACATAttggaaattagtttttaattatttatttttttattgttttttcttttattttcttagaaaaacataatttatactacaacaaaagccatttaaataaaattttcaaactttgtagaaATTTTAAAGAAGTTCAAACTAATTCTcaactttttaaacagaattgcTGGAAAAATGTTGAGTACGCAGTCTTATagttaattgaattttgttttaataaactataaattttaaGTAGCACGAAAATCGCATTAATTTTTGAGAGTTCTTTTTACTGCTTTTGCAttttctacatataaaaaattttcgagcATTCTTTACAAGaccttcaaaacaaaattataaaaaatcaacgtcaATTGTCAGTTACTTTAAATTGGCacattattataccaaaattgaatggcctacaaaactgcatacccagaatttttccgaaaattctgagtaaaaagtttcaaatttgtatgaaatttaaaaattttttttaaattatcttaaaagtttcaaacttcgaATTGCATAGTTTTTGTAGTATAATGACCAATACTTTTATaaacatatttgaaaaacaaataaatccgaactttaaaataaatgatcCAATATGCACAAACTTTGCAATGCGCCGCTGCAAGGAAAATCGAATTGGTGGTTAATTAACGAAAATATAACTGCAGATAAACGTTGACAAAACTAAAGCCCTTCAAGTTAACACCGAATGTAAGGAGCCATTTTTTCATCTACAATAAGTCATAGGAAAATTTAGACCGTTTCTGCGACCTATGCTCCATCCTTAACGAATGTGGCGGCTATGCAGCAAATGTCATTAACCCGCTTGCAAAAGCTCAATGTGGAACTCACGCGTAATTTCCTGccttacaaaactaaaaatcttcgaatcgaaagaaaaattaacactATTGTACGGATGTGAGACGTTGAATGCAGCACCAAAAGACACCCAGAACGTACaattgtttttcaataagtGTCTTCGCCAAATCATCAAAGTCTTCTGACCCAATACAATACAAATGACGAACATGTGGCACTTGACACAGCAGCAACAGATAAATacagaaattgtaaaatgtaagtGGAATTGGATTGGCCAAACGCTACGCAACCCATCCGACGAAATTGCTAGACGACTCATTACATGGAACTCGAAAGGCAGCAGACGTAGAGAAAGAGAGCTGGAAATCGAAATGAagaatttccagctaagttggAAGTCATGAGCTAAAACTCATGCAAATGACAGAACAGCTTGAAGAAAACTTGTTACGGCCCTTTGCTGCTCAACGGCATGATAGgaacttatatatttatatgaactatatttttataaaaagttaaaaagaagtaaataaataggCACAACTGTTTAATGTTGCGCTGCTGTTAGTGTGAACACAAtagctttataaaaatttaaaatattttttttttttttttttgttttgcttttttttgcaaGCAAACAGTCTGCCATGCACTGTTAGCTGAGAGACGAACgctaataaaaatagaaataaaatctgCTTAGTTGTTTTGAGAGCAAGAAGTTGGTATGGAACCCATAGCTTTCGAATCGATATGACACGCGCAAACACATATCGGTTTCGCAAGCATCACCAacttatcaatttcaactgtaTTGCACTAAAATTATACTAAACTGTAATAAACCGAGAATTTATGGCTTTACGAACTGCTACCATTAACTGATACGATTAGCGGTAGCCAAACCGATATGGTAGCCATAAATGACGCTCAAAAAACTATCTAGAAATctcgcatacatatataacatataACGAAGGGGCAATATGTATAagtaggggagggggcccagttgtgatgcgggttttggaaaaaattaaaattttttcctcagttccggaaaattaaaaattaagaagtttaacatttaaatattaaccaaacgcaacttttttccaaagaaagtatgtttatttgagttacgcaaaaaattttggaacaaatttattcaggataactttttttaggccgaaaaaaaagtggcccagttgtgacgcacgtCAAGAAATTCACTGAAAATGAGAAGGAATGTCACACCAATTGTTGTGATTCTCATAccgcatgtcaaaaatatttagctgcaTCACAACTGGGCCTGCGTCACAGCTGGGCTCCCTCCCCTATGTATAATCTTTTGAGTAGAGAACTCTTGCCACGAACATAGAGAAAACTATTTATTGATGTGTAatctaaagaaaaattaagcacAGAAACTAACGCAAATACTCAACAGGCACTGCTCTACCTTTAGCTCAAAACATATGTGAAGTAATAGTGGGCCAC from Anastrepha ludens isolate Willacy chromosome 5, idAnaLude1.1, whole genome shotgun sequence includes these protein-coding regions:
- the LOC128863873 gene encoding seminal metalloprotease 1-like, whose amino-acid sequence is MKIFLGFALLSVVGVCLAAPLSSTIDEDPELTAGYFEGDIVLSPSQYNDMRNGLRSETRRWPNNTVYYKFHEGAFDEAHRNHVLRGIEILEAVSCIRFKEATEGQEYFVNITGLSGGCYSSVGWTNSIRSVNLQVYPLDKGCFRLGTIVHEFLHTLGFYHMQSAPNRDDYVRIATENLISGTEHNFNKYEEDFIDDFDEEYDYGSVLHYSAYAFSANGAMTIVPLQEDGAAVMGQRRGLSKSDIVKLNIMYRCPVVV